One Carassius auratus strain Wakin unplaced genomic scaffold, ASM336829v1 scaf_tig00013151, whole genome shotgun sequence genomic region harbors:
- the LOC113073877 gene encoding transmembrane protein 218-like has product MADVVLGVGTGVFIIALIWIVTLALTIVLSRATGTTKLGIIPIFLLALTVTLVLVFFPRSPEVPSPEKAVQIVDMFFIGRYVLLSLVSVVFLAALFMLLPLHFLEPVYAKPLENTLDHKASCAKILQIS; this is encoded by the exons ATGGCCGATGTGGTGTTAGGCGTTGGGACAGGTGTGTTTATCATCGCTTTAATCTGGATAGTGACTCTCGCGCTCACCATCGTTCTGTCGCGCGCAACCGGCACAACAAA GTTAGGAATCATTCCTATATTTCTTCTGGCGCTCACCGTCACACTGGTTTTAGTGTTCTTCCCTCGCTCCCCTGAAGTTCCTTCCCCTGAGAAAGCAGTTCAG ATAGTGGATATGTTCTTCATCGGCCGATACGTGCTTCTGTCCTTGGTGAGCGTGGTGTTCTTGGCAGCCCTGTTCATGTTGCTGCCCTTACATTTCCTGGAGCCCGTGTATGCCAAGCCCCTTGAGAACACACTAGACCACAAGGCTTCATGTGCCAAAATCCTACAGATATCCTGA